The genomic DNA TAACATACAATACATACAATATATCATACATAACGTGCCACGTACAAAAGAAGCGGAAGGTGAGGATCCCATGAACATCGCTATAGCAGAGCGGCTTACATCATCGGTTTTCAGGCGAGGACTGCAGAAGGGGAGCAGTATTGCAATCGGCTATATGCCAGTCGCCTTCACATTTGGCCTGTTAGCCAAAAGCTCTGGTCTGAACCTATTCGAAACAATCAGCATGAGTGTTTTTGTCTTTGCAGGTGCAGCACAGTATATTTCGTTGACTTTGTTTGCAGCAGGAATAAGTGGCTTTGAAATCATCCTTACCACCTTCATCGTCAACATCCGTCATTTATTGATGAGTGCATCAGTCGGTGAGCAGTCTGCTGATGAACCCAAATGGAAAAAAGCGATCTATAGCTTTTTCATCACAGATGAAACCTTTGCATTAGCGTCTATCCAAAAAGATAAAATTCAATCAGCGTTTATGATTGGACTTGGTCTCAATGTGTGGACCAGCTGGGTCGTCTTTTCTGGTATAGGCTTCATGATTGGTTCAGGATTGCCATCGATTTTACAAAATAGTATGGGCATCGCCTTATATGCGTTGTTCATCGGACTACTCGTCCCGACTGCGAGAAAGTCTGTGAAAGTGATCCTGTTAGCTTCTATCGCTGCGGTGTT from Pseudalkalibacillus sp. SCS-8 includes the following:
- a CDS encoding AzlC family ABC transporter permease, coding for MNIAIAERLTSSVFRRGLQKGSSIAIGYMPVAFTFGLLAKSSGLNLFETISMSVFVFAGAAQYISLTLFAAGISGFEIILTTFIVNIRHLLMSASVGEQSADEPKWKKAIYSFFITDETFALASIQKDKIQSAFMIGLGLNVWTSWVVFSGIGFMIGSGLPSILQNSMGIALYALFIGLLVPTARKSVKVILLASIAAVLNSILTFTTGLSTGWTIILSTLIASIVVEVIWKGEKADE